A single window of bacterium DNA harbors:
- a CDS encoding TerC family protein — translation MQETASVGTPALWAGFIVFVIAMLALDLGVFHKKAHEVRPKEALFWSVFWISLALLFNYCVYSMFGQEKGMEFLTGYVIEKALSVDNIFVFLMLFTYFNVPSTHQHRILFWGILGALLLRGIFIGAGAALVASFHWILYLFGVLLTVTGAKMLFSGDEPHDPEKNAVYRLFRKNVRCTPDFSGQDFIVRCGGKWSATPMLLVLVAVEASDVMFAVDSIPAVFAVTSDPFIVYTSNIFAILGLRALYFLLAGSIAKLRFLKLGLSMVLVFIGGKMLGAGVYKVPVSVSLSVVAALVGLSVAASLLYPAPEASAEAAEE, via the coding sequence ATGCAGGAAACGGCCTCTGTCGGAACGCCCGCGCTCTGGGCGGGTTTCATCGTCTTCGTCATCGCCATGCTCGCGCTCGACCTTGGCGTCTTTCACAAGAAAGCGCACGAGGTGCGGCCAAAGGAGGCGCTTTTCTGGTCGGTTTTCTGGATCAGCCTCGCCCTTCTCTTCAATTACTGCGTTTACTCCATGTTCGGGCAGGAAAAGGGGATGGAGTTCCTCACCGGCTACGTAATCGAAAAGGCCCTTTCGGTAGACAATATTTTCGTCTTTCTGATGCTCTTCACCTATTTCAACGTGCCCTCCACCCATCAGCACCGGATACTCTTCTGGGGAATCCTCGGTGCGCTCTTGCTGCGCGGCATCTTCATAGGCGCCGGGGCGGCGCTGGTAGCCTCCTTTCACTGGATTCTCTACCTTTTCGGCGTCCTACTGACCGTCACCGGCGCGAAGATGCTCTTTTCCGGCGACGAGCCCCATGACCCCGAGAAAAACGCCGTCTACAGGCTTTTTCGGAAAAATGTCCGCTGCACGCCGGATTTCTCCGGTCAGGATTTCATCGTGAGGTGCGGCGGCAAATGGTCGGCTACGCCCATGCTGCTTGTTCTGGTCGCCGTGGAGGCCAGCGACGTAATGTTCGCGGTGGATTCCATCCCGGCGGTTTTCGCCGTGACGAGCGACCCCTTCATCGTCTACACCTCCAACATCTTCGCAATTCTGGGCCTTCGAGCGCTCTACTTCCTTCTGGCGGGCTCTATAGCCAAGCTTCGCTTTCTCAAGCTGGGACTCAGCATGGTGCTGGTTTTCATCGGCGGAAAAATGCTCGGCGCGGGAGTCTACAAGGTGCCGGTTTCAGTCTCCCTCAGCGTAGTCGCCGCCCTTGTCGGCCTGTCCGTGGCCGCTTCGCTCCTCTACCCCGCCCCCGAGGCCTCCGCCGAAGCCGCGGAGGAATAA
- a CDS encoding flavodoxin family protein codes for MRILVILGHPGPGSFNHAIAEAATSQLAGMGHEVRFHDLCAENFDPNLPAGEISRDAQLPPAIEEHCRDLAEAEGIIVIHPNWWGAPPAVIKGWIDRVFRPEVAYRFIDGDGGEGVPVGLLKARTALVFHTANTSSDREIEAFGDPLDNIWRKCVFGLSGVTGVRRRTFAIVCTSTPEQREAWLKEVRETVKEAFGGG; via the coding sequence ATGAGAATTCTTGTGATTTTGGGCCACCCCGGCCCCGGCAGCTTCAACCACGCCATAGCGGAGGCGGCGACTTCGCAGCTTGCCGGAATGGGCCACGAGGTCCGCTTCCACGACCTTTGCGCGGAAAACTTCGATCCGAACCTTCCCGCCGGTGAAATTTCCAGAGACGCGCAGCTTCCTCCCGCTATCGAAGAGCACTGCCGCGACCTGGCCGAGGCCGAGGGGATAATCGTAATTCATCCGAACTGGTGGGGCGCGCCCCCGGCGGTAATAAAAGGCTGGATAGACAGGGTTTTCCGGCCCGAAGTGGCCTATCGGTTTATCGACGGAGACGGCGGCGAGGGCGTCCCCGTGGGTCTTCTCAAAGCCCGCACAGCCCTCGTCTTTCACACCGCCAACACCAGCTCAGACCGCGAGATCGAAGCCTTCGGCGACCCCCTTGACAACATCTGGCGCAAATGTGTCTTCGGCCTTAGCGGCGTCACCGGCGTCCGCCGCCGCACCTTCGCCATAGTCTGCACCTCCACCCCGGAGCAGCGGGAAGCCTGGCTTAAAGAAGTACGGGAGACGGTGAAGGAGGCTTTCGGAGGAGGATGA
- a CDS encoding sigma-54-dependent Fis family transcriptional regulator, whose translation MRKEKILIVDDEYLIRWSLSEKLKEQGFRTITAETGEEGIELFRKESPDMVLLDIKLPGIDGIEVLRRVKETDPSIPVMMITATSQLEVAVTAMKLGAYDYIAKPFEFVEVNNKVRHALENSALKQEVEYLRNHDPKHQGFERIIGQSQVMKDLISMAKRISQSSSTTVLLQGESGTGKDIFAQAIHFESDRRDKPFMPINCTALPEELLESELMGHEKGAFTDAKKQKKGLFELADGGTLFLDEIGDMKPGLQSKLLRFIEERAFKRVGGNEDIHVDVRIIAATNMDLERAIAEKSFREDLFYRLSVIPLTLPPLSQRREDILPIAHHFISHFNREFNRSFERLSDEAASLMMRYDWPGNIRELRNVIERSMILSPPPVIGVESLPWKIKGERGAELQKEAPLQAGFVLPDRGVNIDDVEKELLVQALEKSGKNQTRAAKMLGLSRDALRYRMKKFDL comes from the coding sequence ATGAGAAAAGAAAAAATCCTCATCGTCGATGACGAATACCTTATACGCTGGTCACTCTCGGAGAAGCTGAAAGAGCAGGGATTTCGCACGATTACCGCCGAGACCGGCGAAGAGGGAATCGAGCTTTTCCGCAAGGAATCGCCGGACATGGTCCTGCTGGACATAAAGCTTCCCGGCATCGACGGCATCGAAGTCCTCCGCCGCGTCAAGGAGACCGACCCTTCCATCCCCGTCATGATGATAACCGCCACCAGCCAGCTCGAAGTCGCCGTGACCGCGATGAAGCTGGGCGCCTACGACTATATCGCCAAGCCCTTCGAGTTCGTGGAGGTAAACAACAAGGTACGCCACGCCCTCGAAAACTCCGCGCTGAAGCAGGAGGTCGAGTACCTTAGGAACCACGACCCGAAGCATCAGGGGTTCGAGAGGATTATCGGCCAGAGCCAGGTGATGAAGGATCTCATCTCGATGGCCAAAAGGATCTCCCAGTCCTCCTCGACCACGGTGCTGCTGCAGGGCGAGAGCGGCACGGGCAAGGACATCTTCGCCCAGGCCATCCATTTCGAGAGCGACAGGCGGGACAAGCCCTTTATGCCCATCAACTGCACCGCCCTTCCCGAAGAGCTCCTCGAAAGCGAGCTGATGGGCCACGAAAAGGGCGCTTTCACCGACGCCAAAAAGCAGAAGAAAGGGCTCTTCGAGTTGGCCGACGGCGGCACCCTCTTCCTCGACGAAATCGGCGATATGAAGCCCGGCCTCCAGTCAAAGCTTCTGCGCTTCATCGAGGAGCGCGCCTTCAAGCGGGTCGGCGGCAACGAAGACATCCACGTCGATGTCCGCATAATCGCAGCGACAAATATGGACCTTGAAAGGGCTATAGCCGAAAAGTCCTTCCGCGAAGACCTCTTCTACCGCCTCAGCGTCATTCCGCTGACCCTTCCGCCCCTCAGCCAGCGCCGCGAGGACATCCTGCCGATTGCGCATCACTTCATCAGCCACTTCAACAGGGAATTCAACCGCTCCTTTGAGCGGCTTTCCGACGAGGCCGCGTCACTTATGATGCGCTACGACTGGCCGGGAAATATCAGGGAGCTTAGAAACGTAATCGAGCGCTCAATGATACTGAGCCCCCCTCCCGTAATCGGCGTCGAGAGCCTTCCCTGGAAGATAAAGGGCGAGCGCGGGGCGGAACTGCAGAAGGAAGCGCCGCTCCAGGCCGGTTTCGTACTTCCCGACAGGGGGGTGAACATCGACGACGTGGAAAAAGAGCTTCTGGTGCAGGCTCTGGAGAAATCCGGGAAAAACCAGACCCGCGCCGCCAAGATGCTGGGGCTCTCCCGCGACGCGCTACGCTACCGGATGAAAAAGTTCGACCTGTAA
- a CDS encoding class I SAM-dependent RNA methyltransferase, with product MSKELILDITAVADQGMALARYGEKVVFIPYGAPGDTAGVIIREEKKNYCVGEIVRLLQPSPLRAAPPCRHFGSCGGCSWQHLRYGAQLEGKNESFRGFSAKRLRFEDDPFLPPVASPREYGYRNRAALQIDEKRPWVAGFALRRSHDVFSLEDCPILRENLRKAAVKVPGFLGNNKHRLTRIELQEDLKGSLFGVLCGGKTSPSFLRELAAELGLAGVCHQEGGDEFFTGGENFMDFSASWPEGSLKIGVTPGNFVQANPEVNFALIDCLRALKPLFDGKTVLDLYCGAGNFTLPLALAAKKVYAVEGYGPSAADASRNARENRLGNVEVMHSPVAKVLKRPPLSDSRPAFCLLDPPRAGCADALPALALLSPAAIAYVSCSPPTLVRDLSTLHTLGYRTALLRMADMFPQSAHAESFAVLAKEGSAEWDFLTSLRQSA from the coding sequence ATGAGCAAGGAACTTATTCTCGATATAACCGCCGTCGCGGATCAGGGCATGGCGCTGGCGAGATACGGCGAGAAGGTGGTTTTTATCCCCTACGGCGCTCCCGGCGACACCGCCGGGGTGATTATCCGCGAGGAGAAAAAAAACTACTGCGTAGGGGAAATAGTCCGCCTGCTCCAGCCTTCCCCTCTTCGCGCGGCGCCCCCTTGCCGCCACTTCGGAAGCTGCGGAGGCTGTTCGTGGCAGCACCTTCGCTACGGCGCCCAGCTTGAAGGCAAAAACGAAAGCTTCAGGGGATTTTCCGCCAAACGCCTCCGATTTGAGGACGACCCGTTCCTCCCCCCAGTAGCCTCGCCGAGGGAATACGGCTACCGCAACCGCGCGGCGCTTCAGATTGACGAAAAGCGCCCCTGGGTCGCCGGTTTCGCCCTCCGGCGCTCCCACGATGTCTTTTCGCTGGAGGACTGCCCGATACTACGGGAAAACCTACGCAAGGCGGCGGTCAAAGTCCCCGGTTTTCTCGGGAACAATAAACACCGGCTGACGCGCATCGAGCTTCAGGAGGACCTGAAAGGCTCTCTCTTCGGCGTCCTCTGCGGCGGTAAAACCTCTCCCTCTTTTTTGCGGGAACTGGCTGCGGAGCTTGGCCTTGCGGGGGTTTGCCATCAGGAGGGCGGCGATGAATTCTTCACCGGCGGAGAGAACTTCATGGATTTTTCGGCAAGCTGGCCGGAAGGTTCGCTGAAAATCGGGGTGACTCCGGGAAACTTCGTGCAGGCCAACCCCGAGGTAAACTTCGCCCTGATTGACTGCTTGAGAGCGCTAAAGCCTCTCTTTGATGGAAAGACGGTTCTGGACCTCTACTGCGGAGCGGGAAATTTCACCCTTCCCCTCGCCCTTGCGGCGAAAAAGGTCTACGCGGTAGAAGGCTACGGCCCCTCCGCCGCCGACGCCTCCCGAAACGCCCGCGAAAACCGGCTCGGAAACGTCGAAGTGATGCACTCCCCGGTAGCGAAGGTCCTTAAACGCCCTCCCCTCTCTGACTCGCGCCCCGCGTTTTGCCTCCTCGACCCTCCCCGCGCGGGGTGCGCCGACGCCCTGCCCGCTCTGGCCCTTCTGAGCCCGGCGGCGATAGCCTACGTGAGTTGCTCTCCCCCCACCCTTGTGCGCGACCTCTCCACCCTTCACACCCTCGGCTACAGGACGGCGCTTCTTCGGATGGCGGACATGTTCCCGCAGAGCGCCCACGCCGAATCCTTCGCCGTGCTGGCGAAGGAGGGCTCGGCGGAGTGGGATTTTTTGACATCGCTGAGGCAAAGTGCGTAA
- a CDS encoding peptidylprolyl isomerase codes for MDLVLKRRSPKMKNFRMTAALTVVTCICFFGTVACSKADEKDAAAKDTAGQSASAAPAEAKPAEAAPAVQPPPSSDMLKKFADTAPKSEATGEAAAAKMNPAAPVAVVNGEPLTRSEYDRGMKAYVAKLSRATGGKHSAAITPNDQMKMDVLDEMIDKELLYQEAKKQEPKDIDEKVKKEFDGVKARFKTEEEFKSALKADNLDEKGLNTLIRKGLTVDSYITTVLVPTVKISDETAKKFYEDNPKYFEMPEQVQASHILVKTEKGDSEDKVKAARLKAEGILAQLKGGTDFAELAKTNSDCPSAPQGGDLGPFTRGQMVKPFEDAAFALKKGEMSDIVQTDFGFHVIKVTEKKENAKASFEDSKKQIVDYLSKSEVGNVIKAKAKTLRDTAKIDLLAPHL; via the coding sequence ATGGACCTGGTCCTAAAAAGGAGATCACCCAAAATGAAAAATTTCAGGATGACCGCCGCGCTCACGGTGGTTACGTGCATTTGTTTTTTTGGAACGGTGGCCTGTTCCAAGGCCGATGAAAAAGACGCCGCAGCAAAGGATACGGCCGGGCAGTCCGCGAGCGCCGCCCCGGCGGAAGCGAAACCCGCCGAAGCCGCTCCCGCCGTGCAGCCTCCCCCCTCTTCCGACATGCTGAAGAAGTTCGCCGATACGGCTCCCAAGAGCGAAGCCACGGGCGAAGCCGCTGCCGCGAAGATGAATCCCGCAGCCCCCGTGGCCGTCGTAAACGGTGAGCCCCTGACCCGCTCCGAATACGACCGGGGAATGAAGGCTTACGTGGCGAAACTCAGCCGCGCCACCGGCGGAAAGCACTCCGCCGCGATTACGCCCAACGACCAGATGAAGATGGACGTCCTCGACGAGATGATCGACAAGGAGCTCCTCTACCAGGAAGCGAAAAAGCAAGAGCCCAAAGACATCGACGAGAAGGTGAAGAAGGAATTCGACGGGGTCAAGGCGCGTTTCAAGACCGAAGAAGAGTTCAAGAGCGCCCTGAAAGCGGACAACCTCGATGAAAAGGGTCTGAACACCCTCATCAGAAAGGGCCTGACGGTTGACAGTTACATTACCACCGTACTGGTCCCCACGGTCAAGATTTCCGACGAGACCGCCAAGAAGTTTTACGAAGATAACCCCAAGTACTTCGAGATGCCCGAGCAGGTTCAGGCAAGCCACATCCTGGTCAAGACCGAGAAGGGCGACAGCGAGGACAAAGTCAAGGCCGCCCGTTTGAAAGCCGAAGGCATTCTAGCCCAGCTCAAGGGCGGAACCGACTTCGCTGAACTGGCGAAGACAAACTCCGATTGCCCCTCCGCCCCCCAGGGCGGCGACCTCGGTCCCTTCACGCGCGGCCAGATGGTCAAGCCCTTCGAGGACGCGGCTTTCGCTCTTAAAAAGGGCGAGATGAGCGACATCGTCCAGACCGATTTCGGCTTTCATGTAATCAAAGTGACCGAAAAGAAGGAAAACGCGAAGGCTTCTTTTGAAGACTCCAAGAAGCAGATCGTCGATTATCTTTCAAAGAGCGAAGTCGGCAACGTCATAAAGGCGAAAGCCAAAACCCTCCGGGACACGGCCAAGATAGACCTTCTGGCTCCGCACCTCTAA
- a CDS encoding HU family DNA-binding protein codes for MNKAELISKVSSAADLKVKDAEALLAALTEAIGAALKGGDKVALTGFGTFSVAKRKARKGRNPQTGKEIKIPASTAPRFTAGKVFKDALK; via the coding sequence ATGAACAAGGCCGAACTCATCTCCAAAGTCAGCTCCGCTGCGGACCTCAAGGTAAAGGACGCCGAAGCGCTTCTGGCCGCTCTGACCGAGGCCATCGGCGCGGCCCTCAAGGGCGGCGACAAGGTTGCGCTTACCGGATTCGGCACCTTCTCGGTGGCGAAGCGCAAGGCCCGCAAGGGACGCAACCCCCAGACCGGCAAGGAGATCAAGATTCCCGCCTCCACGGCCCCCAGATTCACCGCAGGGAAAGTCTTCAAGGACGCCCTCAAGTAA